One window from the genome of Nicotiana tomentosiformis chromosome 5, ASM39032v3, whole genome shotgun sequence encodes:
- the LOC104112454 gene encoding uncharacterized protein yields the protein MGFKKQNRIVLWWFAIVFQFFFFVNGSRVQHSRYWDTVWNGRFDTLFASSFIVIAQDDNKVEVSFTKTYNPLDAGSAPLNVDKRYIMLRGSSGFYSYGIVEHLKGWPDVMLDELRIAFKLSKSLFYYMAISDDHRQRVMPPEEDRASGQVLDFKEAVKLTNPSNPKLKDEVDDKYQYSDEIKNIKVHGWISDTPHMGFWVISPSYEYCNGGPMKQDLTSHVGPTFMAVFFSSPYAAPLLGVSLTNGEAWRKVFGPVFFYVNSDSGIDHTVFWEDAKRQMNEETTKWSYDFPTSIDYPHANERGSVTGQLVVHARYINEDLFPAKNAYIGLANPGVLGSWQSETKGYQFWTQTDDSGYSKISNVRPGIYGVYSKIKYQELSNRQIDLFGPTLWEIGFPDRTAAEFFIPDPLPGFQNYLYINTTIHKFRQYGLWNRFADLYPNGDLVYKVGVSDFRKDWFFAHVTRRNLDNTYGPTTWQISFDLTNVDPNGIYYLRIALASASYGHLQVWIYTPSKPRPWFDTLQIGQSNAIARHGIHGLYMTFDIQFPGNLLQIGKNIIYLKQASANGPFNGLMYDYIRLEGPPQ from the exons ATGGGTTTCAAAAAGCAAAACAGAATAGTTTTATGGTGGTTTGCTATTGTTTTCCAATTTTTCTTTTTTGTCAATGGTTCAAGGGTGCAACATTCTAG ATATTGGGATACTGTATGGAACGGTCGTTTTGACAC GCTTTTTGCGTCAAGTTTTATTGTCATAGCACAAGATGATAACAAAGTTGAAGTTTCTTTCACAAAAACATATAATCCTTTGGATGCTGGGAGTGCTCCTCTAAATGTTGACAAAAG ATATATTATGCTGCGTGGGAGTTCTGGATTTTATTCATATGGGATAGTTGAACACTTGAAAGGATGGCCTGATGTAATGTTGGATGAACTTAGAATTGCTTTCAAGCTCAGCAAGTCACT GTTCTATTATATGGCAATATCAGACGATCATAGGCAAAGGGTGATGCCACCAGAAGAAGATCGGGCAAGTGGCCAAGTACTCGATTTTAAAGAAGCTGTTAAACTCACAAATCCATCCAACCCTAAACTCAAAGATGA GGTGGATGACAAGTACCAATACTCGGATGAGATTAAAAATATTAAAGTACATGGATGGATAAGTGATACTCCACATATGGGGTTTTGGGTAATTTCACCAAGTTATGAATATTGCAATGGTGGTCCTATGAAGCAAGATCTTACCTCTCACGTTGGTCCAACATTTATGGCC GTATTTTTCAGTAGTCCTTATGCAGCACCACTATTGGGAGTTTCACTAACAAATGGAGAGGCATGGAGAAAGGTTTTTGGTCCTGTATTTTTCTATGTTAACTCAGATTCTGGCATTGATCATACCGTATTTTGGGAAGATGCCAAAAGACAG ATGAATGAAGAAACTACAAAATGGTCATATGACTTTCCTACATCAATAGACTATCCCCATGCAAACGAACGTGGCTCAGTCACTGGTCAATTAGTGGTCCATGCAAG GTACATAAACGAAGATCTTTTTCCTGCAAAAAATGCATATATTGGACTTGCTAATCCTGGAGTTCTAGGATCTTGGCAAAGTGAGACCAAG GGTTATCAATTTTGGACGCAAACTGATGATTCTGGTTATTCCAAGATAAGTAATGTTAGGCCTGGAATTTATGGCGTTTATTCCAAGATAAAATATCAAGAGCTGTCAAATAGGCAG ATTGATTTATTTGGTCCAACTCTATGGGAAATAGGCTTCCCAGATAGAACTGCTGCTGAATTCTTTATACCTGATCCATTGCCTGGTTTTCAGAATTATTTGTACATTAACACTACTATACATAA GTTTAGACAATATGGTTTATGGAATCGTTTTGCGGATTTGTATCCTAATGGAGATTTAGTATACAAAGTCGGTGTTAGTGATTTTCGAAAAGATTGGTTCTTTGCCCATGTAACTAG GAGAAATTTGGACAATACTTATGGACCAACAACATGGCAAATTTCATTTGATCTCACAAATGTGGATCCTAATGGCATTTACTATCTTCGTATAGCTTTGGCTTCTGCATCCTATGGCCATTTGCAA GTGTGGATATACACTCCGTCAAAACCAAGGCCATGGTTTGATACTTTACAAATTGGGCAGAGTAATGCAATAGCCAGACATGGAATTCATGGCTTGTATATGACCTTCGATATTCAATTTCCAGGGAATTTACTTCAAATTggtaaaaatataatatatttgaaGCAAGCTTCAGCTAATGGTCCTTTTAATGGACTAATGTATGATTATATTCGACTTGAAGGACCTCCACAATAA